The genome window TTCCAGACACCTTTCGCAAGCTTATTGGGGGAGATCTGCTTCAAGGCATTGTATGCCCCCTGATCTTAAAGGATCTGATGGGTTTTTATTTCTCCAGCTTAAGGTAATTCTCAGCGGGGGCGTTCTCGATGTTAAGCCTGACTAGGGGGCTGGGGATAACTTCCAAGTGATCGTTTCTGAGCCACCCTATTTTCTTCGGGGGTGATAGGTTCCTAGTTTTTCATGGAGATCATGAACAAATGAGATTACCTAGGGCGTTAACTTTTTCCGATTATCGGTTCACTCTGAACAGGTCATTATAGGGCTTTAAATGATTATACCCGTTTTTATCCCAATACCTCTTATCCTCGTTAATGGAACCACGCGTGGGTTTTAAAAAATGGGTGCGTAAACTTGCGAGAGGCGAATAATCTATGTTGGCCACACTTGGATTAGTTTTCGTCGTCTCAGGTCTTCTTGGAATACTCATCCCTGTCGCGGTGGGATTCTCTATGATACGAAGATTCGGCACGAGTTGGAGGAGCTGGGTTTTCGGCGCGTTGATGTTCTTAGTAAGCCTGATCAGCAATCCCATCCATCGATATGCTTCCCAACTTATACTCTCCAGTGCGTTCACTCCCATAATAGTTAGCCTAATGACGCTTGTGCCCCCTCTCATCTTGGGGATATCCGAGGAGACGGCTAGATACGCTGGATTCAAGCTACTGGTTAAAGACCCCTCATTCGGAGAAGGGTTGACATATGGGGCTGGGCATGGGGGGATCGAGTCCTTGTTGCTGGTGGGATTTAACGTATTAATGATTGGGGTACTCCTATTGACTAACCCAGAAGCGCTGCCCCCAGACCAGCTTTTGCAGATTCTAGGTATACCTATCTATCAGCCCCTTCTCTGGATCTACGAGAGTATTATGAAAATGATCGTCCATATCGGCCTCTCAATTGTGGTGCTGGAGTCGATCAGGAGACCAGATAAACGCTATCTGTTAGCGGCTATCGGAATTCACACACTACTAAATTTCCTTTCAATCTCCTCGGCTGGAAAGGGAATAATCATCTCGGAGATGACGGTTACTGGTTTCGCCATCGGTTTGGCGTATTGGACGTACAACCAGTTCAATTTTGGCAGCAAAAAGATTGGAAGCCAAAGTTAAAATAGGCTCGCACATGGCTCCTTTCTATTACCTAGAAATGGAGATATGTGCTCCAAGCATGCAATCATTCAGTAAATTTTCAATTTCTATTTGACACTTTTAAATAGAGGCTCGAAATAACGAAACCATAAACGTATAAGAGTAATATTTAAATCGGTTTTGTGTCAGATGTGTGCGAGAATATTCCCATGCGCAATTTTGTTCTTGAAAGACGGGGATTCCTATGCAAAGTTCCCTTTCGGGTACACCTGTATGCCGTCTTGAACGATTTATTCTTGGCGTTCACCATTCATGGCCTTGCGCGTGTCCTTATCTCATTAAATGAAAAAGACGTGTGATTAAAATAACTAGTAAAGAACAGACGAAAAAAGGGTTTACCATAACTAGGCGGGATTTCCTTAAACTAGTTCCTCCAGCGACTGCCGTTATTCTCATGGAGATGTATCTCCCTAAAGAGGTCCTTTCGTTTACCTACGTTGAACCCATAGAGCACGATCTGAATCCACTTGAGTCTTATCCAAACAGGGACTGGGAGGGGGTCTACCGAGACCTTTACTCCTATGACTCCACATTCCACTATCTTTGTGCACCCAACGACACCCATGGATGCCTCCTAAACGCGAAAATGAAAAATGGTGTCATCAAGTGGATTGACCCTAGCTTTGGATACCACAAGGCCACCGACCTCTACGGCAATACCGCTACAGCAAGGTGGGATCCAAGAATATGTGTCAGCGGGGTCGCTTATCTTCGACGGTTCTACGCGGCAGAGAGACGGGTTAAAGGTGCTTTTATTCGCACTGGATTCAAGGCTTGGGTGGACGCGGGATACCCCAGAGACCCAGATACAGGGGCTATGCCGATCCAGTATACTGTGGGGCGAGGAAAAGAGGACTGGTTGAAAGTCTCGTGGGATGAGGTCTTTGGTATTATCGCTAGAACCATGCTAAACACTGTAGAGACGTATAGTGGCCCTGACGGTGCAGCTCTTCTCGCTAAGCAGGGATACGATCCTGCAATGATTGAGGCAATGAAAGAGGCCGGTACCCAGACTACCAAAACACGCGGGGGGATGCCATTTCTGGGAGTTAGGAGAATTATTTCAAACTATCGCTTCGCGAACGGACTCGCATTGCTTGATTCCTATGTTCGTGGTGTAGACCCCGAGTCTGCTTTGGGAGGTAGAGGCTGGGATAATTATGCTTGGCATACAGACCTGCCCTCGGGCCACACCATGGTCATGGGAAATAAAACCTCAGACTTTGATCTGTACTCGGTGGAGAACGCTAAAGTCATAGTGACTTGGGGTAAAAACATGATAGTTAGTAAGATGGTGGACTCTCATTGGCTCACTGAGGCACGCCTCCATGGAGCTAAGGTGATAACCATCGCGACAGAGTACCAGTCAACTAGCAACAAGGCGGACCAGGTTGTCATTCTTCGACCCGCGACGGATTGCGCTCTTGCTCTAGGCCTAGCATATGTGATGATCGGAGAAAAGATCTACGATGCCGATTACGTAAAGCACTCAACAGACATGCCATTCCTGCTCCGGATGGACACCCTAAAATTACTGAGGGCTCGAGATATTATTCCAGATTATACCCCAGCAGAGCTTACCAACTACATCAAGACGTTGAAACCTGGGGAAAAGCCACCCTCAATCGCCCGCCAGGGAATACAATACGTAACTGAGGAGATTAGAAACGAATGGGATGACTTCGTCGCTTGGGATCTATCTACTGATTCGCCTCAGGTTGTAACGAGGGATGATGTAGGCGACCACTTCTCTAAACTTGGGATCAACCCAGCCTTGGAGGGCACATATGAGATTACTACCGTTCAGGGTGAAACGGTGAGAGTTAGACCCGTCTTTGACGTCATAACGGAGTATCTTATGGATAACTGCGATGTCAAGACAACGTCAGAGATCACCGGGGTTCCGGAAGAAGGGATTGTAAGCCTTGCCCATACCATGGCGGAAAACCTTGGTTCAGTGCTCTCCATTACGGGGATGGGTCCGAACCAATATTGGAACGCAGACCTCAAGGATCGGGCGATCTTTTTGGTTGCAGCTTTAACGGGAAACGAAGGACACTTCGGTGGCGGAGTGGGTAGCTATGCCGGGAATTATCGCCTAGAGATGTTCGCCGGGGTTCCCCAGTTCGCAGTCGAGGATCCTTTCAACATAGAGCTCGACCCAACGAAGCCAGCTAAATTGAAAAAATATCTAAAATATGAATCGGCTCACTATTATGGTTACGGAGACAGGCCCCTAAGGGTTAACGGCAAATTATTCACGGGCATCACACATATGTCGACTCCTACCAAGACATGTTGGTGGGCTAACACGAATTCCATCTTGGGGAATGCCAAGTGGTCCTATGATATTATCATGAATACCCTGCCCAAAATTGAGATGATAATTAACCAAGAGTTTCATTGGACGATGACCTGCGAGTATTCAGACATCGTTTTGGGCGTTGATTCGTGGCCGGAGCGTAAGATCCCTGATATTTACGGCTCAAGCACCAACCCCTTTTTCCAGGCGGCTCCAGATACCCCACTCCCCCGCATGTTTGATACAAAGGACGACATGGAGATGCAGATAGGAGTCGCTAAAAAATTAGCGGAGATAACTGAAGATGATCGCTTTTTGGACTATTGGAAATTTGCCATCGATGGAAATTCAGATGTTTATATCGATAGAATCATTAACGCCAGCAATGGCCTGAAGGGATACAAATTTGAGGACATCCTAGAAAGCTGCAAAGATGGCACCCCCTTCTATCACATGTCTCGGACAAGCCCACGGGTCGTGGGCTGGGAGCAGGTCAATGAGAGCAAGCCTTGGTATAGTATGACTGGCAGACTTGAGTTCTACAGGGAAGAAGACGAGTTCATCGATGCAGGGGAGAATATGCCGGTCTGGCGCGAGACCGTTGATGCAACCTTCTATGAACCAGCGGTAATATCAGCAAAACCGGGACATCCGGCGATAAAACCGATGGGTCCCGAGGATTACGGGATAGATCTCAATGACTTGTCCGCAGAGACACGCCAAGTACGCAATGTTGTCAAGCCTTGGAGCGAAATAAAACTCACAGTGCATCCCCTTCGGGAACAGGAGTATAGCCACATAATGTATACACCGAAATACCGACATGCATGTCACACCGCAGCGTCGACTCCAGATATAGAGGCTGTGTATTTCGGTCCATTTGGGGACTTTTACAGGCACGATATCCGCAAGCCCCATGTATCTGAGGGGTATGTAGATCTCCATCCCCTGGATGCCAAGGAGCTCGGAATTGATGATGGAGACTATATCTGGATCGATGCCGATCCTACTGACCGTCCCTTTAGGGGTTGGCAGGAAAAGCCAAAGGACTTTAAAGTAATGCGGTGGATGGCCCGTGCACGATATTATCCAAATATAATCAGGAAGACTGCTCGAGCTTGGTTCCACATGTACCAGGCCACCCATGGATCCGTTGAAGGGCATGAGAATAGACCAGATAAGCTAGCTAAGAATCCTAGAACAGGCTATCAGGCTTTATACCGATATGGTGGTCATCAATCCACTGTAAGGGCTTGGTTAAAGCCAACACTTATGACAGACAGCCTAGTGAGGAACGAATACTTCGGGCAGGTCATCGGTAAGGGTTTTGAGGTAGACGTACACACCGCAAATGGCGCCCCAAAGGAGTCTTTTGTGAAATTTACGAGAGCTGAGGCCGGTGAGCCCGATGGCCAACTATGGCAACCGGCAGCAGCAGGGTATAGGCCGACTTACGAAAACGCTGAGATGAAAAAGTTTCTGAGAGGAGACTACATTACGGAGGGGTGATGAAAGATGGTTAAAGTGAATAATTGGCAACTCGGCCGAGACATGGACTATATTTATGAAGAGAGTAGGCCCCAGCGGCAAATGGCTGCCGTGTTTGATATTAACAAGTGTATAGCCTGCCAAACGTGCACCATGGGGTGCAAAACTACTTGGACCGTTGGGAAGGGTCAGGAGTACATGTGGTGGAATAATGTTGAGACAAAACCTTGGGGGAACTATCCTATGGCTTGGGACATAAAGACTCTGGAGTTGTTAGGCACTCAAGGTTGGCAGAAAGAGGGAGATAAAAACGTCTATGCTGGCAAGACTATCTTCGAAGCAGCTCCTCCAGGGGAGCGAGCCGTCGGCTATCTTCCTAAGGACATCGAATGGGCCTATCCTAACAGGGGAGAGGACGAAACAAACGAGCCTTTACAAGAGAACATGCACTGGATGGATGCTGTTCACGCGATCTGGAACTACTATCTCCCACGTCTTTGCAATCACTGTTCATTCCCAGCTTGCGTCGCAGCCTGTCCAAGGAAGGCTATATACAAGAGATCCGAAGATGGCATCGTACTAGTAGATCAGCAGAGATGTAGGGGTTATCGGGAATGCGTTAAAGCATGCCCCTATAAGAAGACGATGTACAACCACGTGACCAGGATCTCTGAAAAGTGCATTTTTTGCTACCCCGCAGTGGAACAGGGTATAGCACCTAGATGCATGCGCAATTGTATAGGGAAGATCAGGACAGTGGGAACAGTGAACACGCCCGATAAAATTGATCCCGAGAACCCAATCGATTTCTTGATTCACGTAAAGAAAATCGCGCTCCCTCTCTATCCCCAATATGGCCTTGAGCCTAACATATACTATATTCCTCCAATACACGTACCAACAAAGTTTACAAGGCAGATGTTCGGACCTGGAGTTGACGAGGCTATTGAGACATACCGTAGAGTCCGTGCTGGCGATGAGCCAGAGATCAAGGGCATTCTCATGCTGAACGTCAGTACGGATCGCCTGATTTCAAAGTTTAAGGTAACCAGCAAAGATGCCATCGGATATAACGCCGATGGAACAGAGATAGTCCGCGTGGCTCTGAAGGAGCCCACAATCATTAGAGAATACTACGATGCGAGTAGAGATGTTTTTCGACACAATATTAACTAAAATCCGGAGGGAGTTCAAATCCCTCTTCATCTTGTCCCTGATCTTAGTGTCAGCTCTCATGGCCATGAACGGGTACGCATTGGTTGCGCCCGGTTCTGGCTTAACATCGGTAAACGTGGGAGACTCCCTGCCGATCACTGACCCCGATTCCCTCCAATGGAAAAAGACGACTGCTCTGGAGATACCCCTTTCAGGTCAAAACGATGTGGCGCCTATTCGCCTCAAACTCTTCACACCGTCGTTAAGGGTCAAATCGTTGAATAACGGTAGTTGGATCTCGTTTCTTATCGAGTGGTCTGACCCATCGATAAATGATAGAACGATAAAGACCGAGGAGTTCCGTGACTCAGTTGCAATACAGTTCACTGACTCTGATCAGCCTTTCATTTGTATGGGAACCAGAGATCAAATGGTCCACATCCTTCACTGGAAAGCGGATTGGCAGGCAGACATCGAGGAAGGGTTCCAGGACCTCGAGGCGGCTTTCCCTAATTTCTGGAACGACGTTTATCCCTTTGCCATTGGTGATCCACCATATAGGGTTCCAGAAAATTTCAAAGGTCTCGCCAAGGTATACCTTCCTGGGTGGTATGTGGGGAACCCGTTCTCAGAACCCTTGAAGGTGACCCCCGTTGAAGACGCGGAAGCTACCGGTTTCGGCTCAATTACCACACAGGAGAATCAGGATGCCTTAGGCAGGGGAGTATGGAGCGACTCAACATGGAAGGTCGTTATCACACGCAGAATGGAGACCGGAGACCCCAACGACGCTACGATAAGGGCCGGCGCTGAAACTCCTATAGCCTTCGCAGTGTGGGATGGGACGAGCGGCGATAGAGGGGGTCGTAAATCCGTTAGCTCATGGGTCACATTGAACGTGGACATCTCCGTTCTTAACACACCCCCGGTTGCATCCTTTGACTTTTTCCCCTCCTCTCCTAAAAGTAATGAAGAGATAACCTTTTCCGACAGGTCAGTTGATACTGAGAGTGAAATCGCGTCATGGAGTTGGAATTTCGGGGACGGAGCTAAGTCAGATGAAAGAAACCCCGTCCATGAATATTCTGGTGAGGGGTATTTCTCTGTAACTTTGGTAGTGACCGATTCTGAAGGAGGCCAAAATACGGTATCTAGACTTGTGAAGATTGAGAAATCGCCTCCAACAGCAGATTTCTCATATTCACGAATGAGTCCGACGGTGGATACTGATATCCAGTTCACCGATAAATCCTCAGACTCTGACGGAACAATTGTATCATGGGACTGGGATTTCGGGGACGACTATCACTCCAACATACAGAGCCCGACTCACGAATACGTTGATCCCGGTCGCTACACCGTCACTTTGAAGGTTCTCGATGATGATGGGCAGGAGGACACACATAACATAAGAATAAATGTTCAGCAGATTCCATCTCTGATCCGAACGTCCATATCTCTAGTATTGTTCACCGTGATCGGAGTCATTTTACTATACCTAGGCCTCAGTTTAAGCGAAAAAAAGTAAAGACTGTTCTGAATAAAAGAGGGATGTGGAAAGGATGACAAAATCTAAATTCAAGTGTCACTTTTACGCTCGCGTTCTCAGCATTCATGGTACCATGGTCAATGCTCTGTGGGTAGACTTACGTTCATTCCCAATAAATATGGGACTTGTTTGGTTTTGACATCACAAAGTAGCCTCGTTTCATCATTGACCTACCGAGCCACCCTCTACAGCCTCCTAGCCAAATCCTTAGGCCCTCCACAGCAATCTCTATCCGATTTAGGGTTTCTCCAGGATCTATTCAAAACCTTTGAGACAACGGATATTCTTGCACTTGAGAAAGAGATGGAGACCGTAAAGTTTGAACTCGGTCAGGAAAGCATCACGGCTGATATGTTGAACGGTGAATATACTCACTTATTTCACAGAGGTGCATGCCCTCCATACGAAACATCCTATAACCCTGAGAGAAGCTTCTCCAAGACCAACGATCTGGCAGACATAGCCGGATTCTATATGGCCTTCGGGATTAAACAAAAAAATGAGACTCCAGACCATATTATCTCCGAACTGGAGTTTATGGGGCTGCTTTGCCTCAAGGAGGCCCTCGCCGTGGCCAACTCGTTGCAGGATGAAGCAAAGATATGTTTTGAGGCTAGAAAAATTTTTTTATCTGAACATCTAGGAAATTGGATATCTAAATATAACATACGGATGAGAAAAGAGGCTCGTCTCGGAATTTATCCCTCCATCGCAGATCTGGTTTATGCCCTCGTCACCCTTGATGCTGCTAGCAAGTAACAAGAGGGCCTTAGATCATGATTAAGGGGATGCTAAACGATCGATTCCCCATCGAGACTCAGTATAACGTTCTCAGATGGACGATTCGTATACTTCTTGTCTCCGCATTGATGGAGTTCTTACTCCTAAGGATATTCATGCGTATGGGCATCGTGCTGCCAAGAGGTGGACTGGCCGACGCGATATACAACCTCCTAGTCTTCTTCTTCGGGATTGCATCATTCAATTTGGCCTTTATTTTATCCTCAGTATCTTTAGGCCTAATATCGTTTATAATGACCCAAAAAGCCTACTTAACTTCAGTGATTTCTCTAATCATTTTCTGTGTACTTTTAACTGGTGGAATGCTGATTTCTGGTCCAAATCCTAGAATCTCGTTGATTTATTATTTCTTATCTAGCGCTATCCTTGTAACATCCATCCTATTCTCCATACAGAGGAAAATAGCGCATACATCCTTCACATTGTCTGTAGTTGCAGGTTTTTCAGGTTCATATTATTACATGGTAGCCTCCTCAATGGGTGAATTCGGTTTCACCCTCCCGTTCGTCTTAGAGATATTCAGTCTGGGCGAACTCATAGCGTTGATTGTGCCCTTGATCGCTTTTTTCACCCTTAAGTCTGAATGGGATTGGCGATGCGCCATTATCGCCTTTGTCCTGGTACCCTTTTTTATCATTGCCACAAGGAGTCCTCTTCTCGCTCCCATCGCGACGTGGTCTGTGTATTTCACGCTCCATCTACCTGCCCCCTTCTATGTGGTCGCCTTATGGTTCTATATCTATATGATTGTCGATCTCTTCCAACAAAGGTCTCCTATAGTGTTCTCGTTTCTTTTTCTCTTGCTGGCCGGGCGGATGTTAAACACTATCTATCTCAACCAACTGGCCCTCCTCAGCGTTTTGGTGTTGATCATGCCCCTGTATCAAGGTTCCTCATAAGAACCACCGCGTGCGTCTCTTGACCAGTTCCTTAACAAAAAATAATTAGATATCCCCCATTTTAAACGCGCGGGGCATAACTCTAAATGGATACTAGCCTTGGGAGAAGGGAGATTGAAGATCGCGCAAGTGGGTTTGGGCTCCTTCGGGAGGAAGTGGATGAATGTCATCCTCAGAGATGGAGAATGGGAATACTCGGCCATCGCGACTAGAAACGACAAAGCCCGTGAGGTAGCAGGGGATTGTTGCGGCCTCCCTGAGAGCGCTAGATTCTCTAACTTCGAGGAGATGCTAGAACACTCAAAAGATACAGACGCCGTTCTGATCACGACGCCCTACTTTATGCACACCGAACAGGTCTTGATGTCGTTGAGCCATATGAGGCACGTTCTTGTGGAAAAGCCTCTCTGCGCTTCCCTGGAAGAAGCTCAGAGCATTAGAGATGCAGTAAGGGACAGCAGGATGACCCTCATGGTTGCCGAGAACTACCGTTTTAGTCCAGGATCCATTTTGATGAGGGACCTGATCTCCACGGGTAAGATTGGAGAACCCGAGGCGATATTCATCCAGTACTTTGTAAGACACAGGTTCTCGGAATCCGACTGGAGGAACCAATACCAATACCCCCTACTTGTTGAGAATGCCACCCATCACTTTGACATGCTGAGATATATCACTGCGACGGAGCCCGTCACCGTCATAGGTTCGGCGTTCGGATCAAGGTTGACCGATCACTGGGAGTATCCGACTGTAAGTGCCCAGTACGAGATGACTGGCGGCCTCAACGCCCATTTTGCAGGAAGCTGGGCCTATGATGGCTTCAGGACGCCGTGGGAAGGGATCTGGCGGGTTCACGGCACCAAGGGCTCGATCCTCTGGGATGGAGATATCACGATATCAAAGGGAAACACTAAGCAAACGATACCGGTGGAGACCTTTCCCCCCAGCCATTCACTGAAAAAAGTATTGGATGAGTTCATGGGTGCCTTGCTGGAAAAGAGGAGACCGGCTATAGATATAGAGGATAACATCCAGACTCTTCGGATGGTCTTCTGCGCTATCGAATCTATGGAAAACATGACCCGCGTAACCATCGCGTAAGAAATATTCTTTCAAATATCCACAGCAAAAGGGGATCACACGTTTGCTTGACTTCGATCACATTGAACTTCAACTCCGCGAGCTGATTTCTCTCTCGACGAGAGATCTTTGAATATTACGCGTGCTTCAAAATATACACGCATTTGTAGTGGTATTTCAGTAGATTTTTATCTTAGGCTTTGGGTCTAGTGAAGGTAAGTCTAGAAAAGCATAAAGACCCTATAACGCGCAGAGAGAAAATCATGAATTAATAAGGTTTTTATGCTTTATGTTAACCTACAAAGTCGGGAGGATTCGGCGTGTCCAAAGAATTTAACTATATCGTACGGCTGCATGGTTCCAATCTAGACGGAACTAAGCTTCTACCCTATGCCATGACTGATCTTAAGGGCATAGGTATTCGTGTGGCTAGGACTATGATCAAAAAACTGGCCCTCGACCCATCCGAGAGGCTGGGAAACCTGTCGAAGGGTGACGTGGGAAGGCTCGAAAACATCATCGACAATCCGTCTTCCCATGGGATACCCCTTTGGATGCTTAACAGGCGGAAGGACCCCCAGACTGGCCTTGACCGTCACCTGCTTGCCTCCGATCTCACCCTTGCTCAGAGGCAGGATATCGACGTCATGAGGGAAACCCGGAGTTGGAAGGGGGAGCGACACGCCCGGGGTCTAAAGGTAAGGGGGCAGCGAACCAAGACGACGGCTCGTAAAGGCCGGAGCGTCGGCGTCAGCAGAGCAAGAATTCAACAGAAAAGCTGAGGTGGATAATATATGGGTGATCCTAAGAAAAAGCATAAGTTGTATACGACACCAAAACGCCCTTGGGATTTCGCGAATCTAGAGGCGGAGCTCAAACTGGTAGGTGCGTACGGTCTCAGGAACAAGAGGGAGCTTTGGCGTCATAAGACAGAGTTGAGCACTTTGAGACGAAGGGCTAGGGAGATCGTCTCAATGGGGATCACTGAGAGGGAGCAGTTAGAAACCGATCTTCTCGGTCGGCTCCACAGGCGGGGACTCATTCAGGAGAAAGGTAACCTTGACGATATCCTAAGTCTGAACGTACAGGATCTTATGGAACGGAGGCTCCAGACAGTCGTGTTCAGGAAGGGGATAGCAAAGTCCCTTTTTCAGTCGAGGCAGCTGATCTCACACGGGCACATCAGCATAGCGGGACGCAAGATGAAGGCTCCTAGTTATATGGTAACACGGACCGATGAAGGGAGCCTAGACTACGCGGAGTCTAGCCCTTTCATCATTAAGACACATCCGCTGAGGCAAGATCTAATCATAAAAGAGGATGTGGAGGCAGCCCCTGTTGAGTGAGGGCGAAAGGTGGGCCGTGGTCCACATTCACAGCAGTTTCAATAATACGATTATTCACATGACGGATCTCACCGGGGCCGAGACCATCGCGCTCG of Candidatus Bathyarchaeota archaeon contains these proteins:
- a CDS encoding Gfo/Idh/MocA family oxidoreductase, translating into MKIAQVGLGSFGRKWMNVILRDGEWEYSAIATRNDKAREVAGDCCGLPESARFSNFEEMLEHSKDTDAVLITTPYFMHTEQVLMSLSHMRHVLVEKPLCASLEEAQSIRDAVRDSRMTLMVAENYRFSPGSILMRDLISTGKIGEPEAIFIQYFVRHRFSESDWRNQYQYPLLVENATHHFDMLRYITATEPVTVIGSAFGSRLTDHWEYPTVSAQYEMTGGLNAHFAGSWAYDGFRTPWEGIWRVHGTKGSILWDGDITISKGNTKQTIPVETFPPSHSLKKVLDEFMGALLEKRRPAIDIEDNIQTLRMVFCAIESMENMTRVTIA
- a CDS encoding 30S ribosomal protein S13; its protein translation is MSKEFNYIVRLHGSNLDGTKLLPYAMTDLKGIGIRVARTMIKKLALDPSERLGNLSKGDVGRLENIIDNPSSHGIPLWMLNRRKDPQTGLDRHLLASDLTLAQRQDIDVMRETRSWKGERHARGLKVRGQRTKTTARKGRSVGVSRARIQQKS
- a CDS encoding molybdopterin-dependent oxidoreductase — its product is MEMYLPKEVLSFTYVEPIEHDLNPLESYPNRDWEGVYRDLYSYDSTFHYLCAPNDTHGCLLNAKMKNGVIKWIDPSFGYHKATDLYGNTATARWDPRICVSGVAYLRRFYAAERRVKGAFIRTGFKAWVDAGYPRDPDTGAMPIQYTVGRGKEDWLKVSWDEVFGIIARTMLNTVETYSGPDGAALLAKQGYDPAMIEAMKEAGTQTTKTRGGMPFLGVRRIISNYRFANGLALLDSYVRGVDPESALGGRGWDNYAWHTDLPSGHTMVMGNKTSDFDLYSVENAKVIVTWGKNMIVSKMVDSHWLTEARLHGAKVITIATEYQSTSNKADQVVILRPATDCALALGLAYVMIGEKIYDADYVKHSTDMPFLLRMDTLKLLRARDIIPDYTPAELTNYIKTLKPGEKPPSIARQGIQYVTEEIRNEWDDFVAWDLSTDSPQVVTRDDVGDHFSKLGINPALEGTYEITTVQGETVRVRPVFDVITEYLMDNCDVKTTSEITGVPEEGIVSLAHTMAENLGSVLSITGMGPNQYWNADLKDRAIFLVAALTGNEGHFGGGVGSYAGNYRLEMFAGVPQFAVEDPFNIELDPTKPAKLKKYLKYESAHYYGYGDRPLRVNGKLFTGITHMSTPTKTCWWANTNSILGNAKWSYDIIMNTLPKIEMIINQEFHWTMTCEYSDIVLGVDSWPERKIPDIYGSSTNPFFQAAPDTPLPRMFDTKDDMEMQIGVAKKLAEITEDDRFLDYWKFAIDGNSDVYIDRIINASNGLKGYKFEDILESCKDGTPFYHMSRTSPRVVGWEQVNESKPWYSMTGRLEFYREEDEFIDAGENMPVWRETVDATFYEPAVISAKPGHPAIKPMGPEDYGIDLNDLSAETRQVRNVVKPWSEIKLTVHPLREQEYSHIMYTPKYRHACHTAASTPDIEAVYFGPFGDFYRHDIRKPHVSEGYVDLHPLDAKELGIDDGDYIWIDADPTDRPFRGWQEKPKDFKVMRWMARARYYPNIIRKTARAWFHMYQATHGSVEGHENRPDKLAKNPRTGYQALYRYGGHQSTVRAWLKPTLMTDSLVRNEYFGQVIGKGFEVDVHTANGAPKESFVKFTRAEAGEPDGQLWQPAAAGYRPTYENAEMKKFLRGDYITEG
- a CDS encoding 30S ribosomal protein S4 — protein: MGDPKKKHKLYTTPKRPWDFANLEAELKLVGAYGLRNKRELWRHKTELSTLRRRAREIVSMGITEREQLETDLLGRLHRRGLIQEKGNLDDILSLNVQDLMERRLQTVVFRKGIAKSLFQSRQLISHGHISIAGRKMKAPSYMVTRTDEGSLDYAESSPFIIKTHPLRQDLIIKEDVEAAPVE
- a CDS encoding YhfC family glutamic-type intramembrane protease; its protein translation is MLATLGLVFVVSGLLGILIPVAVGFSMIRRFGTSWRSWVFGALMFLVSLISNPIHRYASQLILSSAFTPIIVSLMTLVPPLILGISEETARYAGFKLLVKDPSFGEGLTYGAGHGGIESLLLVGFNVLMIGVLLLTNPEALPPDQLLQILGIPIYQPLLWIYESIMKMIVHIGLSIVVLESIRRPDKRYLLAAIGIHTLLNFLSISSAGKGIIISEMTVTGFAIGLAYWTYNQFNFGSKKIGSQS
- a CDS encoding dehydrogenase; translated protein: MVKVNNWQLGRDMDYIYEESRPQRQMAAVFDINKCIACQTCTMGCKTTWTVGKGQEYMWWNNVETKPWGNYPMAWDIKTLELLGTQGWQKEGDKNVYAGKTIFEAAPPGERAVGYLPKDIEWAYPNRGEDETNEPLQENMHWMDAVHAIWNYYLPRLCNHCSFPACVAACPRKAIYKRSEDGIVLVDQQRCRGYRECVKACPYKKTMYNHVTRISEKCIFCYPAVEQGIAPRCMRNCIGKIRTVGTVNTPDKIDPENPIDFLIHVKKIALPLYPQYGLEPNIYYIPPIHVPTKFTRQMFGPGVDEAIETYRRVRAGDEPEIKGILMLNVSTDRLISKFKVTSKDAIGYNADGTEIVRVALKEPTIIREYYDASRDVFRHNIN
- a CDS encoding molecular chaperone TorD family protein, producing MTSQSSLVSSLTYRATLYSLLAKSLGPPQQSLSDLGFLQDLFKTFETTDILALEKEMETVKFELGQESITADMLNGEYTHLFHRGACPPYETSYNPERSFSKTNDLADIAGFYMAFGIKQKNETPDHIISELEFMGLLCLKEALAVANSLQDEAKICFEARKIFLSEHLGNWISKYNIRMRKEARLGIYPSIADLVYALVTLDAASK
- a CDS encoding PKD domain-containing protein; this translates as MSALMAMNGYALVAPGSGLTSVNVGDSLPITDPDSLQWKKTTALEIPLSGQNDVAPIRLKLFTPSLRVKSLNNGSWISFLIEWSDPSINDRTIKTEEFRDSVAIQFTDSDQPFICMGTRDQMVHILHWKADWQADIEEGFQDLEAAFPNFWNDVYPFAIGDPPYRVPENFKGLAKVYLPGWYVGNPFSEPLKVTPVEDAEATGFGSITTQENQDALGRGVWSDSTWKVVITRRMETGDPNDATIRAGAETPIAFAVWDGTSGDRGGRKSVSSWVTLNVDISVLNTPPVASFDFFPSSPKSNEEITFSDRSVDTESEIASWSWNFGDGAKSDERNPVHEYSGEGYFSVTLVVTDSEGGQNTVSRLVKIEKSPPTADFSYSRMSPTVDTDIQFTDKSSDSDGTIVSWDWDFGDDYHSNIQSPTHEYVDPGRYTVTLKVLDDDGQEDTHNIRINVQQIPSLIRTSISLVLFTVIGVILLYLGLSLSEKK